In Rhodamnia argentea isolate NSW1041297 chromosome 11, ASM2092103v1, whole genome shotgun sequence, one genomic interval encodes:
- the LOC115746951 gene encoding patatin-like protein 2: protein MPMAMSGSPSGKMAMVLSIDGGGMRGIFPGTILAFLESKLQELDGSDSRIADYFDVIAGTSTGGLVTAMISAPNKGKFFMSPEHAKNNLKEESAMKKCRNDLISSIKSSVGAIMGPKYDGEKLRSVVHGLLGDTTLSQTLTNVVVPTFDIKCLQPVIFSTNDARANPLKNARLVDVCIGTSAAPTYLPAHCFETRDENGKTRSFDLIDGGVAANNPTLVALSHIRRESLLQNEEFKYINLRETDRILVLSLGTGVAKHEEKYSAAEASRWGLINWIFHNGFTPLIDIFSDASSDMVDLHLSTLFQCLNCKHNYLRIQADTLTGEESSVDVATPKNLQKLVEIGQTLLQKPVSRVNLETGRFEEIEGEGTNGDALSRFAIQLSEERKRRRHAQSLCNSAL from the exons ATGCCCATGGCAATGAGTGGATCTCCAAGCGGGAAGATGGCGATGGTCCTGAGCATCGACGGAGGCGGCATGAGAGGGATTTTTCCCGGCACGATCCTTGCCTTTCTCGAATCCAAGCTTCAA GAACTAGACGGATCGGATTCGAGAATTGCAGATTATTTCGACGTAATTGCAGGGACAAGCACGGGCGGATTGGTGACAGCCATGATTTCAGCACCAAATAAGGGCAAATTCTTCATGTCACCTGAACATGCAAAGAATAATCTAAAAGAGGAAAGTGCAATGAAGAAGTG TCGCAATGACTTGATCAGTTCAATAAAAAGCTCGGTAGGTGCAATCATGGGGCCAAAGTATGATGGAGAGAAGTTGCGATCCGTAGTCCATGGCTTGCTCGGAGACACCACTCTCAGTCAAACCTTGACCAACGTCGTCGTCCCGACTTTCGACATCAAGTGTCTCCAGCCGGTCATCTTCTCTACTAACGAC GCAAGAGCAAATCCTCTGAAGAACGCGCGGTTGGTGGATGTTTGCATCGGCACCTCCGCAGCTCCCACATACCTCCCGGCGCACTGCTTTGAGACTAGAGATGAAAACGGGAAGACCCGTAGCTTCGACCTCATTGACGGTGGGGTCGCCGCAAATAATCCT ACCCTAGTTGCTCTGAGCCACATTAGGAGAGAGAGCCTCTTGCAAAACGAAGAGTTCAAGTACATAAATCTAAGAGAGACCGATCGAATACTAGTGCTATCACTTGGCACTGGTGTGGCCAAGCATGAAGAGAAGTATAGTGCAGCCGAGGCCTCTAGATGGGGACTCATCAATTGGATCTTTCACAATGGTTTCACTCCATTAATCGATATCTTCAGTGACGCGAGCTCCGATATGGTCGATTTACACCTGTCTACTCTCTTCCAATGCTTAAATTGCAAGCACAATTACCTCCGAATTCAG GCTGACACCTTGACCGGAGAAGAATCATCCGTTGATGTTGCGACCCCGAAAAATCTACAGAAGCTCGTGGAAATAGGACAGACGCTATTGCAGAAACCGGTGTCGAGGGTAAACTTGGAGACCGGCAGGTTTGAAGAGATTGAAGGAGAAGGCACCAATGGAGATGCGCTCAGCCGCTTTGCAATTCAGCTCtctgaagaaaggaagaggcgAAGACACGCTCAGTCGCTTTGCAATTCGGCTctttga